A genomic region of Desulfosarcina ovata subsp. ovata contains the following coding sequences:
- a CDS encoding ABC transporter substrate-binding protein has translation MMKRSVLVAMMLALVAAGPCQAMEAVKIGMITTLSTKAGYLGEETRDGFQLAIDMEDGRLGGIPVELLVDDDGRKPEKAKQIADRFIKRDGVKILTGIVFSNVAIAVVPKVVRQDMIYVSTNAGPSLLAGKGCHANYFNVAYQNDNPDEVVGKYVSDAGFKNVYLLAPNYPAGKDHLGGFKRYYTGTLAGEVYTKLGQSDYAAEIAALRAAAPDAVYFFLPGGMGINFLKQYTQAELNRTIPVFGPAFSFDERLLQAVKDTAIGVKNGSQWTHDLDFPANHLFVDAFRKAHGRTPTLYASQGYEAARLLGSALKKVNGKVDDLAALRSAIRSADFDSIRGKFAFSANQHPIQNLYIREVVKTEDGTYTNKTLKAVFTDHSNVYVDECKMK, from the coding sequence ATGATGAAGCGTTCAGTGCTTGTTGCAATGATGCTGGCCCTGGTGGCGGCCGGTCCCTGCCAGGCGATGGAAGCGGTCAAAATTGGTATGATCACCACACTTTCCACCAAGGCCGGCTATCTGGGCGAAGAGACCCGTGACGGCTTTCAACTGGCCATCGATATGGAAGACGGCCGGTTGGGCGGCATCCCGGTGGAATTACTCGTGGATGACGACGGCCGCAAACCGGAAAAGGCCAAACAGATCGCCGACCGCTTCATCAAACGCGATGGGGTGAAAATCCTCACCGGCATTGTTTTCTCCAACGTGGCCATTGCCGTGGTGCCCAAGGTGGTCCGCCAGGATATGATCTATGTGAGCACCAATGCCGGGCCGAGCCTGCTGGCCGGGAAGGGGTGCCATGCCAACTACTTTAACGTGGCCTACCAGAACGACAACCCGGACGAAGTCGTGGGTAAATATGTGAGCGACGCCGGATTCAAGAATGTCTACCTGCTGGCGCCCAACTATCCGGCCGGTAAGGATCATCTGGGTGGCTTCAAACGCTACTACACGGGAACGCTTGCCGGTGAGGTCTACACCAAGCTGGGCCAGTCCGACTATGCGGCCGAGATCGCCGCCCTGCGCGCCGCCGCGCCGGACGCGGTCTACTTCTTCCTGCCCGGCGGAATGGGGATCAATTTTCTCAAGCAGTATACCCAGGCGGAACTGAACCGGACCATTCCCGTTTTCGGCCCGGCCTTCTCCTTTGACGAACGCCTGCTGCAGGCGGTCAAGGATACGGCCATCGGCGTCAAAAACGGCTCCCAATGGACCCACGATCTGGATTTTCCGGCCAACCACCTGTTTGTCGACGCCTTCCGCAAGGCCCACGGCCGCACCCCCACGCTCTACGCCAGCCAGGGCTATGAAGCCGCCCGGCTGCTGGGCAGCGCCCTGAAAAAGGTAAACGGCAAGGTTGACGATCTGGCCGCCCTGCGCAGCGCCATCCGCAGTGCCGATTTCGACAGCATACGCGGAAAGTTCGCCTTCTCGGCCAATCAGCACCCCATCCAGAACCTCTATATCCGCGAGGTGGTCAAGACCGAAGACGGCACCTACACCAACAAGACCCTGAAAGCGGTCTTTACCGATCACAGCAATGTATACGTGGACGAGTGTAAAATGAAATGA
- a CDS encoding ABC transporter ATP-binding protein, translated as MLEVENIETFYGKSQALFGVSLEVCEGEVVTLLGRNGMGKSTTVRSIMGLSPVRSGRITFAGTAIHGLPSYAIARLGIGLVPEGRQIFPNLTVRENMLATAANRLGVKTPYTLDRVLAIFPRLAERLGHFGNQLSGGEQQMLAVVRALMTNPRLLILDEATEGLAPLIRQEIWRALTLLRENGHAILLIDKNLDALVQIADRHCIMENGRIVWRGTSEDLTADDTLKSRYLGV; from the coding sequence ATGCTGGAAGTAGAGAATATCGAAACCTTCTACGGAAAAAGCCAGGCCCTGTTCGGCGTCAGCCTTGAGGTCTGCGAAGGCGAAGTGGTGACCCTTCTGGGCCGCAACGGCATGGGCAAGAGCACCACGGTACGGTCCATCATGGGGCTGTCGCCGGTCCGGTCGGGCCGGATCACGTTTGCGGGTACGGCGATTCATGGCCTGCCCAGCTACGCCATCGCCCGCCTGGGGATCGGCCTGGTGCCCGAGGGGCGCCAGATCTTCCCCAACCTGACCGTCCGTGAGAATATGCTGGCCACTGCCGCCAACCGCCTGGGCGTGAAAACGCCCTATACGCTGGACCGCGTGCTGGCCATCTTTCCCCGCCTGGCCGAGCGTCTCGGCCACTTTGGCAACCAGCTTTCCGGTGGCGAGCAGCAGATGCTGGCCGTGGTTCGCGCCCTGATGACCAATCCCCGTTTGCTTATCCTCGACGAGGCCACCGAAGGCCTGGCGCCCCTGATCCGCCAGGAGATCTGGCGGGCACTGACCCTGCTCAGGGAGAACGGTCACGCCATCCTGCTGATCGACAAAAATCTGGACGCATTGGTGCAGATCGCCGACCGGCACTGCATTATGGAAAATGGCCGGATCGTCTGGCGGGGGACCAGCGAAGATCTGACTGCTGACGACACGCTGAAATCCCGTTACCTTGGGGTATGA
- a CDS encoding HAD family hydrolase: MNTISKEHSGPNGVRGIIFDLDGTLLNTLADIGDSINAMLAEYGFPGHTMDDYRRFIGNGIRMLVMRALPIEGRSSEMMDRCVQRARERYWDNWNRKTRPYDGINELIDALETKGLPKAVLSNKPHDFTVRYIDEYFKGRHFSVVLGQSERFPVKPDPASALEIARQLDLPPSTILFVGDSIVDVQTATAAGMRPVGVGWGFKGTGDLKVNGCPTIVEHPLDILGLI; encoded by the coding sequence GTGAATACGATAAGCAAAGAGCATAGCGGACCCAATGGGGTCCGGGGGATTATATTCGACCTGGACGGCACGCTGCTGAACACATTGGCCGACATCGGCGATTCGATCAACGCCATGCTGGCCGAATACGGATTTCCCGGCCACACCATGGACGACTACCGCCGTTTCATCGGCAACGGCATCCGCATGCTGGTGATGCGCGCCCTGCCCATCGAAGGCCGCTCCAGTGAAATGATGGATCGGTGCGTCCAGCGCGCCCGCGAGCGCTACTGGGACAACTGGAACCGCAAAACACGTCCCTACGACGGCATCAATGAGCTGATCGATGCCCTTGAAACAAAGGGCCTGCCCAAGGCCGTGCTCTCCAACAAGCCCCACGATTTCACCGTTCGCTACATTGACGAATATTTTAAAGGCCGGCACTTCAGTGTGGTCCTGGGACAAAGCGAACGGTTCCCGGTCAAGCCCGACCCCGCATCGGCTCTGGAAATCGCCCGGCAGCTGGACCTGCCCCCGTCCACGATTCTTTTCGTGGGCGACAGCATCGTGGACGTACAGACGGCAACGGCGGCAGGGATGCGCCCGGTGGGCGTCGGCTGGGGGTTCAAAGGCACCGGGGACCTGAAAGTCAACGGCTGCCCGACAATCGTCGAGCATCCGCTGGACATTTTAGGGCTTATTTGA
- a CDS encoding branched-chain amino acid ABC transporter permease: MLLFLEQLLNGLQLGITLFLMSAGLTLVFGIMQVINLAHGSFYMIGAYVAATVTARSGSFLLGLLAALPAAALVGMLVEMLVLRRLYKKDHLDQVLATFGLIMFFNELTRMVWGRQPLFMDVPAWLAGSVELIPGVPYPSYRLAVIAVGILVGVLLYLLFAHTRVGMQIRAGASNREMAGALGVNIRLLYTLVFGLGTLLAGLAGVMAGPILAVEAGMGESILILTFVVIVIGGIGSIRGALVGALLVGMADTLGRAFLPALFRIFLSAAVADGVAASLASMLVYILMALVLVWRPRGLIPAHG, encoded by the coding sequence ATGCTCCTGTTTCTCGAACAACTGCTCAACGGCCTCCAGCTGGGCATCACCCTTTTTCTGATGTCTGCCGGGCTGACCCTGGTTTTCGGCATTATGCAGGTGATCAACCTGGCCCACGGCTCCTTTTACATGATCGGTGCCTATGTGGCCGCCACGGTGACCGCCCGCAGCGGCTCTTTTCTCCTGGGGCTGTTGGCCGCCCTGCCGGCGGCAGCCCTGGTGGGCATGCTGGTCGAAATGCTGGTTCTGCGAAGGCTTTACAAGAAGGATCACCTGGATCAGGTGCTGGCCACCTTCGGGCTGATCATGTTTTTCAACGAGCTGACCCGCATGGTCTGGGGACGCCAGCCGCTTTTCATGGATGTGCCGGCCTGGCTGGCCGGCAGCGTCGAACTGATCCCCGGCGTGCCCTATCCCAGCTACCGTTTGGCGGTCATTGCCGTGGGAATCCTGGTGGGCGTCCTGCTCTATCTGCTGTTTGCGCACACTCGCGTCGGCATGCAGATCCGGGCCGGCGCCAGCAACCGCGAGATGGCCGGCGCGCTGGGGGTGAACATCCGCCTGCTCTACACCCTGGTGTTCGGGCTGGGAACCCTGCTGGCCGGTCTGGCCGGGGTAATGGCCGGGCCGATCCTGGCCGTGGAGGCCGGCATGGGCGAGAGCATCCTGATCCTTACCTTTGTGGTGATCGTCATCGGCGGCATTGGCTCCATCCGCGGCGCCCTGGTCGGCGCCCTGCTCGTGGGGATGGCCGATACCCTGGGACGGGCATTTTTGCCGGCACTCTTCCGGATCTTCCTGTCGGCGGCGGTTGCCGACGGGGTGGCGGCGTCACTGGCCTCCATGTTGGTTTACATCCTGATGGCGCTGGTGCTGGTGTGGCGTCCCAGGGGACTGATACCGGCCCATGGCTGA
- the arfB gene encoding alternative ribosome rescue aminoacyl-tRNA hydrolase ArfB: MLEINSRLAIPDHEIEISAIRAQGAGGQNVNKVASAVHLRFDIRASSLPDGCKAALLSCRDRRITKAGVIVIKAQEHRTFEKNRAAACQRLADLIRSATRPIKRRRPTRPRRSAVERRMDSKVKRGRIKALRRKVSF; the protein is encoded by the coding sequence ATGCTTGAAATCAACAGCCGACTGGCCATACCGGACCATGAAATCGAAATCAGCGCCATCCGTGCCCAGGGCGCCGGCGGGCAGAACGTCAACAAAGTGGCCTCGGCGGTTCACCTGCGCTTCGACATCCGGGCATCGTCGCTGCCCGATGGGTGCAAGGCCGCCCTGCTGTCATGCCGAGACCGGCGCATCACCAAGGCCGGCGTCATCGTGATCAAGGCCCAGGAACACCGCACCTTTGAAAAAAACCGCGCGGCGGCCTGCCAGCGGCTGGCGGATCTGATCCGGTCGGCCACCCGGCCAATCAAACGGCGGCGCCCCACCCGGCCCCGTCGGAGCGCCGTGGAACGGCGCATGGACAGCAAGGTGAAACGGGGGCGGATTAAAGCGCTGCGCCGCAAGGTTTCCTTCTGA
- a CDS encoding ABC transporter ATP-binding protein, translating into MADRLLDAQSLVKTYGALRASDNFSIALRRGELHALIGPNGAGKTTALNQLCGEQLPDSGRIVFDGRTVTRMPIHRRARLGLARSYQITSVFESLTVRQNFSLAIQAHNGHSFRFWRKAADDPLIRRSVAPAMDRVGLTERADLPAASLSHGEKRQLEVGMALAGHPKLLLLDEPYAGMGPGGAVELTKLIRTLKKEVTILLVEHDMAAVFALADRITVLVYGRAIASGTPEEIRENPDVRQAYLGESVDPCWK; encoded by the coding sequence ATGGCTGATCGCCTGCTCGATGCGCAATCGCTGGTCAAAACCTACGGTGCCCTGCGGGCCAGCGACAATTTTTCCATTGCGCTGCGCCGTGGCGAACTGCACGCCCTGATCGGCCCCAACGGTGCCGGCAAGACCACGGCCCTGAACCAGCTTTGCGGGGAGCAGTTACCGGACAGCGGCCGCATCGTTTTCGACGGCCGGACGGTCACCCGCATGCCCATCCATCGCCGGGCGCGGCTGGGGCTGGCGCGTTCCTACCAGATTACCTCGGTCTTCGAATCCCTGACGGTCCGCCAGAATTTCTCACTGGCCATCCAGGCCCACAATGGGCATAGTTTCCGATTCTGGAGAAAGGCTGCCGACGATCCCCTGATCCGGCGGTCGGTGGCCCCGGCCATGGATCGGGTGGGGCTGACCGAGCGTGCCGACCTTCCGGCGGCCAGCCTGTCCCACGGCGAGAAGCGGCAACTGGAAGTGGGCATGGCCCTGGCCGGCCACCCCAAATTGCTGCTGCTGGATGAACCCTACGCCGGTATGGGGCCGGGCGGTGCCGTGGAACTGACCAAGCTGATCCGTACGCTGAAAAAAGAGGTCACCATTTTGCTGGTGGAACACGACATGGCGGCAGTTTTCGCCCTGGCCGACCGGATTACGGTACTGGTCTACGGCCGGGCCATCGCCAGCGGCACGCCTGAGGAGATTCGTGAGAATCCCGACGTGCGCCAGGCCTATCTGGGAGAATCGGTGGATCCATGCTGGAAGTAG
- a CDS encoding branched-chain amino acid ABC transporter permease, with protein sequence MRMTRQNISIAVGTLFFLTLPVIATMAGEPYLVTLFSRILIYALAAVSLDLMLGFGGLVSLGHAAFFGIGAYVVCILSMHAVDGTSVLSWPVVINGSERALVAWPAAVVLAALAAAVIGSLSLRTSGMHFIMITLAFAQMLYYFFVSLEAYGGDDGISLFMRNTVPGVDLAADHQFYYVCLAALGLFLCFACRLVDSRFGMVIRGCRENERRMKSMGFATFRYRLVCFIIAGAGAGLAGALIANQTEYVSPGLMHWTRSGEILVMVLLGGMGTLFGPVVGAAALLLVEEFLSIYTEHWMVYLGPFLVLVVLFAKRGIYGVIIGGNGNHG encoded by the coding sequence ATGCGCATGACTCGCCAGAATATTTCCATCGCCGTGGGGACGCTGTTTTTTCTTACCCTGCCGGTGATTGCCACAATGGCCGGTGAGCCCTATCTGGTGACCCTTTTCAGTCGCATCCTGATCTATGCCCTGGCCGCGGTCAGCCTCGATCTGATGCTCGGTTTCGGGGGCCTGGTCAGCCTGGGCCATGCCGCTTTTTTCGGTATCGGTGCCTATGTGGTCTGCATTCTCTCCATGCACGCCGTCGACGGAACATCCGTCCTGAGCTGGCCGGTGGTGATCAACGGCAGCGAGCGTGCCCTGGTGGCGTGGCCGGCCGCGGTAGTGCTGGCCGCGCTGGCCGCTGCGGTGATCGGAAGCCTGAGCCTGCGCACCAGCGGCATGCACTTTATCATGATCACCCTGGCCTTCGCCCAGATGCTCTATTACTTTTTTGTGTCCCTGGAAGCCTATGGTGGCGATGACGGCATCAGTCTTTTCATGCGCAACACCGTTCCCGGTGTCGACCTGGCTGCCGACCATCAGTTCTACTACGTCTGCCTGGCCGCCCTGGGATTGTTTCTCTGCTTTGCCTGCCGGCTGGTCGACTCGCGTTTCGGCATGGTGATCCGGGGCTGCCGGGAGAACGAGCGGCGCATGAAATCCATGGGGTTTGCCACTTTCCGCTACCGGCTGGTCTGCTTCATCATTGCCGGTGCCGGTGCCGGCCTGGCCGGTGCCCTGATCGCCAATCAGACCGAATATGTCAGCCCCGGCCTGATGCACTGGACCCGTTCCGGTGAGATTCTGGTCATGGTGCTGCTTGGCGGCATGGGTACCCTCTTCGGACCGGTGGTGGGTGCCGCCGCCCTGCTTCTCGTGGAAGAATTCCTCTCCATCTATACCGAACACTGGATGGTCTACCTGGGCCCGTTTCTGGTCCTGGTGGTGCTGTTTGCCAAACGGGGCATTTACGGCGTCATTATCGGAGGCAATGGCAATCATGGCTGA
- a CDS encoding translation initiation factor Sui1: protein MTRNHQRDTRLVYSTEHGGTCPQCNQKLDRCRCGKNPARPAGDGIVRVSRATKGRKGKGVSVITGIPADDSELKQVAKVLKQKCGSGGTVKSGTIEIQGDHRNLLVAELKGMGYTVKRSGG, encoded by the coding sequence ATGACACGTAACCATCAACGGGATACCCGGCTGGTCTACTCCACCGAACATGGCGGCACCTGTCCCCAATGCAACCAGAAGCTCGATCGCTGCCGTTGTGGGAAAAACCCGGCACGACCCGCCGGCGACGGCATCGTCCGGGTCAGCCGCGCCACCAAGGGCCGCAAGGGCAAAGGGGTAAGCGTGATCACCGGCATCCCCGCGGACGACAGCGAACTCAAACAGGTGGCCAAGGTACTCAAGCAGAAGTGCGGCAGCGGCGGGACGGTCAAATCCGGAACCATCGAGATCCAGGGGGATCACCGGAATCTGTTGGTCGCCGAACTGAAAGGCATGGGCTACACGGTCAAGCGGTCGGGCGGCTGA